CCCCGTATTGAGATCAAAGAGAATATGCTTCGCCCTCAACTCCGCGCAGAAGGCGGCCCATCCATTGACATGGCAATGGCACCgcacattcgatttgatgagccTGTCCTCGAGCACGAACTTGCCCCTGGGAGGTGGTGTGACTGAGATGGCACACCATACCATCGAGGTTTCTGACAATATCTTCTCGACCTTGCGCTTGGTTTGTGGGGCACAACATTGCACCCCTGGTGAAGATCGGGTTCCTTCTGTTGCAAGATGTCTAGCCGTCTCCACCCAGTGGCAAAGCTACATGTAGTGTGTGATGTCAAGCGATGTCACAGAAATGTGCTTATACCAAGCTAACCCCAACAATGTTTAAGTGTTTATGTTTACATACATGGACAGTTTTGAGCTGTTGACGTCACTGGCTTCAATTGCTAGCGCCGCTGTCTCCACCATCTCGACAATATTCTCGTCCTCGAAGCCCAATTGTGAAAGCATGTCGCCGGGACATGCTGCACACAGATAATAAACAATAATCTTTTTTGAGGGGTAATAAACAATAATGTATACTACTATCCTTTTTTTAGTTGAAATATTTTTTTCTGAGAAACAGTTGAAATAATATAAAGTACTATCCTTTATCCGGAGTTGGACACACAGCAAAGGCCACGGCCCATGGGATGACCGATATATGCATGCGTGGCTCCTTGGGTTTTGTTTTGGGCCGTGGAGAGGTGATCCAACGTGAACTGCGGCGGCAGGCACGCGCGGAAGGAACGTGGCGGCGGATAAACGGAGGTCTTCGGCTCGCAACCCTCGTCTCCGTCGCTCGCCCAAACCCTTGACTTCCGGCCTGATCGCGCCGCCCGCCTACCTTCCCCCTCTCGTCGTTGTTCCCATCCCCTAGCTCTCTCATCGCCCTCGATCTCCACCGTAGCCCCCACGATCGATGGCATCATCGCAGAGGCCGACAGAAAGGAGGGCGTCGAGGTGCACCCCTGTCATTGCGCGGGCCACGCTCGTATTCGACATCGTCGGGTACAGCCTGCATAAGGGCATGGGCGCCGGCAAATTCATCCGGTCCCCTCGCACCTCCGTTGGCGGGTACGAATGGTGCATCCGCTACTACCCTGACGGAGATAGGGAGATCGAGGACCATGTCTCAGTATACGTGGAGCTCCTGAGCAAGGGTGCTAAGGCTAGGGCGCTCTTCGACTTGAGGTTGGTCAACCAGGCCAACGGGCTGTCAACGTCGGTGACGTCCTGCTTGGAATCACCCGAAGTGTTTGATTCCGTCGACCCCATTAAGAACAAATATACTTGGGGTGTTCATACTTTTATGAAAAAGGGTGAGCTGGAGAAGTCACCTTACCTGCGTTATGACCATCTTATAATTGAGTGCGATCTCAGTGTGATCAGCAATGTGCCGCTTGTTGCCGATGCCATGGAGATCCAGGTGCCACCCTCAGACTTGGCAGATAATCTCGGAACATGGCTAGAGACCGAGGAGGAGACAGACGTGACATTCAATGTTAGAGGGGAGACTTTCCATGCACATAAGATTGTGCTTGCAATGCGGTCACCGGTCTTCAAGGCAGAGCTCTATAGACCGATGGGAAGTCGGACGGCACGCAACATAACCGTGGAAGATGTGCAGCCTGCTGCTTTCAAGGAATTGCTTCGCTTCATCTACACGGACTCATTGCCTTCTCGGGACAACCTCAATGATGACACGGTTAAGCATTTACTGGTGGCTGCAGATCGGTACGCCATGGAAAGGATGAAGATGATATGCGAAGGCATTCTCTGCAGAAGACTTCGTGTCAAGACTGTGGCAACCACGTTAGCTCTAGCTGACCAGCATCACTGCAGCAGGCTCAAAGAAGCCTGCATTGAATTTGTCATCTCTTCGAATAGAATGGCTGCTGTGATTTCAGGCCAAGGGTATGTGCACTTGAAAAGATCATGCCCTGCTATCATAGCAGAAATCTTGGAGAGAGTAACAAAGTCTCGCATAGTTTAATGTGCTCATCCCTGGGTAAAACTTGGATTAGTTGGCTTACCTTCACTTGTCACTTTGTAGAGATCTTTCTGAGGAGCAACTATATAAGTCTTGGAAAGTTTAGTGTGCTCATCTTGGATTCATGTGTTAGCTTCCATGTACTTCCTTATTGATACATACCCATTGAGATGAGATGAATCTAGTCTATATCTGCACTATTTGATTTCTCCTTTCTTTTTCTAAACTTTGGGGAAGCCTTCGTATTCGTTGTCATCTACTCTTTGAGAAAATATAGGCATCTGAGATGAATCTAGTCTATATCTCCTCTTTGATTTCTCCTCTTTGTTTTTCTAAAATGTGGTGAAGCCTTCGTTTTCATTGTCATGTGTTAGCTTCCATGTACTTACTTGATGCATGTGCTGCTGTACTGATGCACTTGCAGGTGAAGGTTGAGTAATAGATTTTAATTAGAGAAAAGGCTTTGAAATGTTTTCCATGCACGATGGGTTGACCAACAGACATGGACTTGACAATCATGAGAACTATATGCCATTCAGAAATCACTTATCAGTTATAAAAGATATGCTGCTCTGCAGTCTGCACGGGTAGAGTGGTAATATACTCGGCTAGTCTTACGGCATATGAATCGTGGCCATTGGGCATGCCATAGGCCTTATGGCATTATCAGAAGGGAAGCGTGAGATCTGGTTGAACCGAATAGTATAAGATGCTAAGGAAAGAATCAAAATTGTTGTCTCCACTACTGTAAAATCCATCTGTGCCGAGTGCTTAGTCTTTCGCCGAGTTCCAAATCATCGATTCTCGGCAACCACTATGTAAGCCGAGTACAATCCTCGGCAACCACTGCGACTGGAGATAGAGACGTGTCATTGCCGAGATCCAGACAACTAAGACTCGGTAAATAAAACAAACTCGGCTTATGCGACCTACGCCGAAATCTAGACGGACAATGCCCAACAAAGTTGGTGCCACGTGGGATGACGGCAGGTGCCATCTGCTCCATCACGACGTGCCGCTTTTGCCGACTGCCGGTAAGAGGGGGCTCGGCGTACTTTTCATTAGCCATTTTTTTCACCACATAGATAATCTTTGTAGAGTTCCCGACAAAACGAACTCATCAAAATGTTGACCCTTCATCTCGTGCGTGATACTtccctccattccacaatgtagtgcgCCCGCGTTTTTCAGGATCCAAGTTTGgccataaatttaaccaacgggaccgactgcggcgggagcaaaaattatatcacTGAATTCATTTCGAAAATACGAATTCAGCGGTATAATTTTTGCTCCTACCACAGTCGGTCTCGGCAGTTAAATTTACGGTCAAATTTGAATCTCGGGAAGCATGgcgcactacattatggaatggagggagtataaagTATAAACCCGCATGCGCGGCCGGCTCGGCTATGATCTAGCTagccgccacctcctccaccACCAGATCCTCCTTTCCACCGCCACGCCTCCCCACCACGCCACCTCATCTTCCATGACCGCCTCCAGCATTGGCCGTCCCTCACCTCTCCACCAACACTCCTCTCGGTGACACACTTCAACCAAATCCCCGCGGCCTCGGACAACCATGTTCACCACCGGCTTTTCCTCTACCAAGGGGCGGCGACAACTGAGGTGAGCTTCGATAATCACCATTTTTTGCTTCTTTATTAAGGTAAAAAAGTGAAATATTTAGTGGTTAATTGTTTAGTTATTAAGTTATTATAGTATTGTTAGTTGCTAGCTATTTACCTAGGTGAGTATGGATGGAATGATATGCAAACATATATGGCTGCTGAAATTTGATATGCAACACTACTACAGATCCAAATAGCACAGTCCCCTTATCACGGATCAGCTCTTGACCACGCGCCATTGACGAGCCTAAGTGATAGCTCCAGAGGCGTCAGTGATATTGACTCTTCGACTTGGCAAGATGCTTATCACAGACCGGTCTAAATTTGGCATGTTAGTGATAGCTTGTCCCGATGATCAAAAAGGACCAAATGTAATCACTGCTGCTACATTTGACCCGTCTGTGTAGTCAATTCAATTACCCTTAATTTTCCCATGGCTCGGTATTGTTTTGTTCGTGGCATGTTATAATCAATCGTTCACTGCCATCCACAATGAAAACCCTCACTCCTCGTCCCCAACACCACTCTTTCCTGACCGTTTTTGGCATTGTTGCCCCTCTACAATGAACCCGTCACCATCACTATTCCCGGCCATCAGATATACTTTCCTCTTTTACCTTCCCTCTGTCCAGGCTCCATCGCTCTGAGAAAGTCCGGCTCCACGGTTGGCATCATGCGGTGCGAAGATGCAGATCTACCATCGCCcggggctgccgcgccttcactccttctgtggacgccccccccccccccccccccacacacacacaccttcagTCCCTCCATGGACGCCACCATTTTGTCTCGTCATCCATTCTATCCGGTAGTTGCCTTCCGTCGGGCCATCGGATGCCAGGTTTGCCGCGCATGTGTGCATAGTTGTAGACCCGATATGTGGTTTATCATTCTTCGGTCGTGGCAGTGGCCCCGATGGTGAGCTCTATTCCTTTCTATTAGTGTCCAAATTTGTAGTTTGTATCCATCTTGTGGATGAGTCATTATTATTTTGCTATAATTCCGAATGTTACTTTACAATGCATGTTAGAATCTTATTTGTGTATTAAGACTAGATTAGGACCCTTAAGGCATGATTATGAAGGTCTTATTCCGTTATTCGTAGGACCCATGATGAAAGGCCCGACTATGTAGGTTTTATTCTATCACCGATGATGAAAACACTGAACATATATGTCTTAATAATTTTGTCCACATGATTTCCTACATAGCTTAGACAAACTAGCATATGATATTGTGAGGCTGATATCCGAGACAAGTAATACCTGTACTTTGTAGTGCATTTGTTTTTTATCTTCACATTAATACTATACTTGTACTATCACTTTCTGTTACAATGTGTTTGGCCATCAAAGTATAGCAAATGAACCGTGTTCTATATTTCGTGCGAACAAGCCTGTGGAGACATACATCGTTGCTTTTTGTGACCTTTTAGTGTACTTTATAAAACACTTTTTCGTAAGAGTATTTTAGTGTTTAGAAAAGGTCCTACGCCAAGGGATTTTGGTACAGACACATGAACAAAAAATTTAGACAGCGCTATAACACCCTATAGCTTTTAGAAGATGTCCGCCGTTAAGAGTCATAACCCACTACTCAAAACTATACTTATTACACGAAAAATTGCAACACGAGAGGAAAGAAAATTGCAGAACTCGATTGATATGCATAGAACCCGTGATCCCGTGAAGAGCTAATCACTTCAAAACCTTTGCTTGACGAAAGAGTAGTATAATCTCAGGTAAGAGTAGTAAAGGTATGTAAAGAGTATGGACATGGCTGAACTCATCATACCTCTTGAGAAAAGGTGCCGTAATACAGTGCATGTCTTTCATCCTTGGCGCGCTCGTCGCCATGGAAATGAAACCTTACTTGTTGCGCTCCTCGCCATGGAAATGAAACTGGAACATTGAACAGAGATAGTGCAGAGATAATATAACCTGGTACCTTGCTTTAAGGAAGTACGTACGTACAGGTGTTGCAATCACCCATGTCCAATGTCAACTCCCGAAACGTGAATGGAACAACTACCTTTAGGTACCAAATTAACATATGAACGCAGATACCCTTGTTTATTttgctttgttttgttttgttttgaagaAGCCAACGAAGCGGCTGCGCAACACACCGGCTTGTTCGGTTGTGTGCAAGGTCAAATTTCGATTGGGTAACATTTACAAACGGTGCGCCGGTGGAACTTTGCACCGGTCCACTGCACGGGCGCCATGCGGACGTGGGTCCCATGCACGTCTTTATCCCCGGCGCCGCTTGTCCACATAAATCTTATCCCTTGCATCGtcttttcttcctcttttttCATCTGCTCGAAGAGCTCGTCCGCCTACATCGTTCCTTCCCTCTCGCACGTGTTGTTGCATCCTAGCTCCGGCAAGGCGACCGCCTGCGGACCTCCCCTGCATGGC
This sequence is a window from Aegilops tauschii subsp. strangulata cultivar AL8/78 chromosome 7, Aet v6.0, whole genome shotgun sequence. Protein-coding genes within it:
- the LOC141028120 gene encoding BTB/POZ and MATH domain-containing protein 1-like encodes the protein MASSQRPTERRASRCTPVIARATLVFDIVGYSLHKGMGAGKFIRSPRTSVGGYEWCIRYYPDGDREIEDHVSVYVELLSKGAKARALFDLRLVNQANGLSTSVTSCLESPEVFDSVDPIKNKYTWGVHTFMKKGELEKSPYLRYDHLIIECDLSVISNVPLVADAMEIQVPPSDLADNLGTWLETEEETDVTFNVRGETFHAHKIVLAMRSPVFKAELYRPMGSRTARNITVEDVQPAAFKELLRFIYTDSLPSRDNLNDDTVKHLLVAADRYAMERMKMICEGILCRRLRVKTVATTLALADQHHCSRLKEACIEFVISSNRMAAVISGQGYVHLKRSCPAIIAEILERVTKSRIV